The Flavobacterium commune genome contains a region encoding:
- a CDS encoding glycoside hydrolase family 2 TIM barrel-domain containing protein, whose product MKKIKIIAFTLLASVAANAQLVTGEPAGIPRVPQKFIDNPWENPMVTSINREPARATAYSYATVADALEGNRAKSRIKILNGDWDFKFAKNLQEAPQDFYKNEVKGWDKIEVPSNWEMKGYGQAIYKSAVYSFRPVNPPFVPQDDNPVGSYQRSFTVPENWNGMTVSLHFGGVSSAFQVWVNGDFVGYGEDSCNSSEFNITPYLKKGGNILSVRVLRYSDGSYLEDQDHWRLSGIQREVYIMAEPKLRIADFFYQTKLDKKYQDAVFQLRPRLDNFTGDTIKNHTFEVQLYDAQNKPLFEKALVRKASEIIGEVSPRLDKVRFGFFQETIKNPLKWSAEKPNLYTLVMTLKNSDGSISEVKSCKLGFRSIEFSKENGKMLINGKETYVYGVNHHGHHPARGEAVNHQDLEEDVKVMKKFNFNFVRTSHFPEDPYFYELCDKYGLMVMDEANLETHGLGGHLSNDQQWTAAYLERMTRMVHRDKNHPSIVMWSLGNEAGKGPNHAAMAGWTHDYDITRPVHYEPAQGNPRLDGYIDPLDPRYPKTVDHSHRYENPQDEPYVDIVSRFYPGVFTPKFLVDQKKDTRPILFVEYSHSMGNSTGNLKELWDEFRSTPRVIGGCIWDLKDQGLWRKDAKTGREYLGYGGDFGEKKHDGNFNINGLIAADGRPKAAMYENKWIYQPATSTLSQDFKLKIHNRQVVQNLIDFIPVLKVLEDGNVVKQVVLKPMDIEAGSDLVLDVKKYLPKFNKDAEYFLNIEFQLAKDEFWASKGYSVSTDQFLLQKGQDVELTSKGTAKLAESTSNYKVSGTDFEITIDKSNGALTSYVFKKEEQILAPLLPNFTRPLTDNDRKGWKPNKLLKQWYNAVPKLKKMSSETVGSQIKISSDYEIVKDSASVRVNYLVQGKGIIQVDYQLKIEKPLPNIPKVGMQMGVPNNFNQISWYGKGELENYCDRSFGFTVGRYSLAIEKFIEPYQKPQENANRMEVRWMALSAANQNKGLLVLHKDQLLQMSVWPFTQENMNAAKRTYELENPGFVTLNIDLLQMGVGGNDSWSPVAAPMEKYQIKAQDYNYSFYLIPFNESKNGLETSLKKLKY is encoded by the coding sequence ATGAAAAAAATTAAGATTATAGCATTTACACTTTTGGCTTCAGTGGCTGCCAATGCGCAATTGGTAACCGGTGAACCTGCCGGAATTCCAAGAGTCCCACAAAAATTCATTGATAATCCTTGGGAAAATCCAATGGTTACGAGTATTAATCGGGAACCGGCCAGAGCAACAGCCTATTCGTATGCAACAGTAGCCGATGCTTTGGAAGGGAATAGAGCCAAAAGCAGAATCAAAATATTGAATGGAGATTGGGATTTTAAATTTGCCAAAAACCTTCAGGAAGCGCCACAGGATTTCTATAAAAATGAAGTGAAAGGCTGGGATAAAATCGAAGTGCCTTCGAATTGGGAAATGAAAGGTTACGGACAGGCTATTTATAAAAGTGCGGTGTACTCTTTTCGACCAGTAAATCCACCATTCGTACCACAAGATGATAATCCGGTAGGCTCGTACCAACGTAGTTTTACAGTTCCTGAAAATTGGAACGGAATGACGGTTTCACTTCATTTTGGTGGAGTAAGTTCGGCTTTTCAGGTATGGGTCAATGGTGATTTTGTGGGGTATGGAGAAGACAGTTGTAACTCATCCGAATTTAATATTACTCCTTATTTAAAAAAAGGAGGGAATATTTTATCCGTACGTGTGTTGCGTTACAGTGACGGCTCTTATTTGGAAGACCAGGACCACTGGCGTTTAAGCGGAATTCAACGTGAAGTCTATATCATGGCAGAGCCAAAATTGCGTATTGCCGATTTCTTTTACCAAACCAAATTAGACAAAAAATACCAAGATGCAGTTTTCCAATTGCGTCCGCGTTTAGACAATTTTACGGGTGATACCATCAAGAATCACACTTTTGAAGTGCAGTTGTATGATGCACAAAACAAACCACTATTTGAAAAAGCCTTAGTTCGAAAAGCTTCCGAAATTATTGGTGAAGTTTCCCCACGTTTGGATAAAGTACGTTTTGGATTTTTTCAGGAAACGATTAAAAATCCTTTAAAATGGAGTGCCGAAAAGCCTAATTTATACACCTTAGTCATGACGCTTAAAAATTCTGATGGAAGTATTAGCGAAGTGAAAAGTTGTAAGTTGGGTTTTCGTTCTATCGAATTTTCGAAAGAGAATGGAAAAATGCTTATCAATGGCAAGGAAACTTATGTGTACGGTGTAAATCATCACGGACATCATCCGGCTCGTGGGGAAGCAGTCAATCATCAGGATTTAGAAGAGGATGTGAAAGTAATGAAGAAATTCAATTTCAATTTTGTGCGTACCAGTCATTTTCCAGAAGATCCTTATTTCTATGAATTATGTGACAAATATGGTTTGATGGTAATGGACGAAGCCAATCTGGAAACCCATGGTTTAGGCGGACATTTGAGTAATGACCAGCAATGGACAGCGGCTTATTTAGAGCGTATGACCCGAATGGTGCATCGTGATAAAAACCATCCAAGTATTGTGATGTGGAGTTTAGGTAACGAAGCTGGAAAAGGGCCTAATCACGCCGCTATGGCGGGCTGGACACACGATTATGATATTACAAGACCAGTGCATTACGAACCGGCGCAAGGTAATCCTCGATTAGACGGTTACATCGATCCGTTAGATCCACGTTATCCAAAAACGGTAGATCATTCGCACCGTTATGAGAACCCGCAGGACGAACCTTATGTAGATATAGTGAGTCGTTTTTATCCAGGTGTTTTTACGCCAAAATTCTTAGTAGATCAAAAGAAAGATACACGTCCGATTTTGTTTGTAGAATATTCGCATTCTATGGGGAATTCGACAGGGAATTTAAAAGAATTGTGGGATGAATTCCGTTCGACTCCAAGAGTTATCGGTGGTTGTATCTGGGATTTAAAAGACCAGGGTTTATGGAGAAAAGATGCTAAAACCGGTAGAGAATATTTAGGTTATGGTGGTGATTTTGGTGAGAAAAAACACGATGGAAATTTCAATATCAATGGATTGATAGCTGCTGATGGAAGACCAAAAGCTGCAATGTATGAGAACAAATGGATTTATCAACCCGCAACTTCAACTTTAAGTCAGGATTTTAAATTAAAGATTCATAATCGTCAGGTTGTTCAAAATTTAATTGATTTTATTCCTGTTTTGAAAGTTTTAGAAGATGGGAATGTTGTCAAACAAGTGGTTTTAAAACCAATGGATATTGAGGCTGGAAGTGATTTGGTTTTGGATGTGAAAAAATACCTTCCTAAGTTTAATAAAGATGCGGAGTATTTCTTGAATATCGAATTTCAGCTAGCCAAAGACGAGTTTTGGGCATCAAAAGGATACTCAGTTTCAACAGATCAATTTTTGTTGCAAAAAGGTCAGGATGTTGAATTAACTTCGAAAGGAACTGCAAAACTTGCTGAATCAACTTCGAATTATAAAGTTTCCGGAACTGATTTTGAAATTACAATCGATAAATCTAATGGAGCATTAACTTCTTATGTGTTTAAAAAAGAGGAACAGATTTTAGCACCTTTGTTGCCAAATTTTACGCGTCCTTTAACCGATAATGATCGTAAAGGTTGGAAACCAAATAAATTGTTGAAGCAATGGTACAATGCGGTTCCAAAATTGAAAAAAATGAGTTCAGAAACAGTTGGCAGCCAAATCAAAATCAGTAGTGATTACGAAATTGTAAAAGATTCTGCTTCGGTACGTGTGAATTATTTGGTACAGGGAAAAGGTATTATTCAGGTAGATTACCAATTAAAAATTGAAAAACCGTTGCCAAATATTCCAAAAGTAGGAATGCAAATGGGCGTTCCAAATAATTTTAACCAAATTTCGTGGTACGGAAAAGGGGAATTGGAAAATTATTGTGACCGTAGTTTCGGATTTACCGTTGGTCGTTATTCATTAGCTATCGAGAAATTCATTGAACCTTATCAGAAGCCACAAGAAAATGCGAATCGTATGGAAGTACGTTGGATGGCTTTATCTGCTGCAAATCAAAATAAAGGATTATTGGTTTTACATAAAGATCAATTGTTGCAAATGAGTGTCTGGCCGTTTACGCAGGAAAATATGAATGCTGCGAAACGTACTTATGAATTGGAAAATCCGGGATTTGTGACATTAAATATCGATTTGTTGCAAATGGGTGTGGGCGGAAATGACAGTTGGTCGCCGGTGGCTGCTCCTATGGAAAAATACCAAATTAAAGCACAAGATTATAATTATAGTTTCTATTTAATTCCATTTAACGAAAGTAAAAACGGTTTAGAAACTAGTTTAAAAAAACTTAAGTATTAG
- a CDS encoding glycosyl hydrolase — MFQKTHLFFILLFVGMLSAQEIHKKENISFQPTIESSKTWVYWYWMKSAYSKVGITADLEAMKQAGIAGAYLMTIKGPSTPPLIDPPVLQLSPEFWDMVKWAFIEADRLGLKLAFHAADGFAVAGGPWITPEMSMQKVVWSTTEFVGGKKLTTKLAVPEHYKDYYKDIATFAIPIKENTINSQEIAPKVTTSNNTDASFLADVKKDENFRLGEKGWIQYEFEKPFTCKSIVIETKGRDFQAQRLIVEVSDDGVHFKFHERMIAPRHGWQDMDVHHTHTIKPVTAKYFRFVYDVTGTEPGAEDLDFAKWRQNNLKVSKIKLSNQSLIDNYEGKSGAVWRLSPTTTAEQIPNSDSFKKSSIINISKFVDADGNLSWKAPKGKWKIIRMGHTSTGHENATGGAGKGLEVDKFNPELIRFQLDHWFGEAIRTAGPELASRVLEILHLDSWECGSQNWSSVFQAEFQKRRGYDIVDYLPVMAGISIENVTTSEKVLYDVRKTIAELVADNFYGTLADIAKKANVKFSSENVAPTMMSDALLHFKYVDYPSGEFWLKSPTHDKPFDMLDAISGGHIYGKDIIQAEAFTALRMDWDEHPGNLKTLADRNYALGINRFFYHVFVHNPWTDRKPGMTLDDIGTFFQRDQTWWKPGKVWFDYCQRVQFQLQKGKPVVDLAVFIGEDLPSRSLVPDRLFPFIPNVFGQERVTSEKIRLENEGQPTTKMPKEVTFSKNNTDLSQWINPMNGYQYDSFNTDVLLNRAKVENSKVTFGGGIEYGALLFPGSRRMAPNKIISLAAAEKILQLVKEGATVFIDEKPMDTPSFQSDLEAKKWQAVVDELWTKGKETNKNNQGSTSWKLAKGTVIVLPFLDTDFAKIGIEADVLFSDAKNNDRSSIAWTHRKNGDEEIYFLSNQIQEKRQLEVSFRIAGKVPVWYNPVTDKSSELANWKIDNGRTIVSLTLDANESGFVIFKEETKNTLAKGNQNSANFETVQTLDENWELQFDAEFKGPKEVVKINKLFDWSSSTNEQIKYYSGTAVYKKDFVWKGKNPDKIWIDLGNIANMAEVIVNGKDCGTIWTFPYKTDISQALKKGKNTIIIKLTNTWANRLIGDQKLPEKERLTWTTAPYRLVESENLLKAGLLGPVTLEIEK, encoded by the coding sequence ATGTTTCAAAAAACACACCTCTTTTTTATTTTACTCTTTGTAGGAATGCTTTCCGCACAGGAAATTCATAAGAAAGAAAACATTTCATTTCAGCCAACAATTGAATCCTCAAAAACTTGGGTGTATTGGTATTGGATGAAATCGGCGTATTCTAAAGTGGGTATCACAGCCGACTTAGAAGCGATGAAACAAGCTGGAATTGCAGGTGCTTATTTGATGACAATAAAAGGACCAAGTACTCCGCCATTAATCGACCCGCCAGTTTTACAATTGAGTCCTGAATTTTGGGATATGGTAAAATGGGCTTTTATTGAAGCAGATCGTTTGGGTTTAAAATTGGCTTTTCACGCTGCCGATGGTTTTGCCGTTGCTGGAGGTCCATGGATTACACCCGAGATGTCGATGCAAAAAGTAGTTTGGTCAACAACAGAATTTGTTGGAGGAAAAAAATTGACGACCAAATTAGCAGTTCCTGAGCATTACAAAGACTACTATAAAGACATTGCCACTTTTGCTATTCCAATAAAAGAAAATACAATCAATTCGCAGGAAATAGCACCTAAGGTTACAACTTCTAATAATACTGATGCTTCCTTTTTGGCTGATGTAAAAAAAGATGAGAATTTTAGATTGGGTGAAAAAGGATGGATTCAGTACGAATTTGAAAAACCATTTACATGTAAATCAATTGTAATTGAAACCAAAGGCAGAGATTTTCAGGCGCAACGCCTAATTGTGGAAGTGAGTGATGATGGTGTTCATTTTAAGTTTCACGAAAGAATGATTGCACCGCGTCACGGTTGGCAGGATATGGATGTGCATCATACACATACCATAAAACCCGTAACGGCTAAATATTTCCGATTCGTTTATGATGTTACTGGAACTGAGCCCGGCGCGGAAGATTTGGATTTCGCCAAATGGAGACAGAACAATTTGAAAGTGAGTAAAATTAAGCTTTCGAACCAATCTTTAATCGATAATTACGAAGGAAAATCAGGAGCGGTTTGGCGATTGAGTCCAACAACAACTGCGGAACAAATTCCAAATTCCGATTCGTTTAAAAAATCTTCGATCATCAATATTTCAAAATTTGTTGATGCTGACGGCAATTTAAGTTGGAAAGCACCCAAAGGAAAATGGAAAATTATCCGAATGGGACATACATCTACAGGACATGAAAACGCTACCGGTGGTGCAGGAAAAGGTTTGGAAGTAGATAAATTCAATCCTGAACTGATTCGTTTTCAACTGGATCATTGGTTTGGCGAAGCCATTCGTACTGCCGGTCCCGAATTAGCTTCAAGAGTATTGGAAATTTTACATTTGGATAGCTGGGAATGTGGAAGCCAAAACTGGTCTTCAGTTTTTCAGGCAGAATTTCAAAAACGTCGCGGTTATGATATTGTGGATTATTTACCTGTAATGGCTGGAATTTCTATCGAAAATGTAACCACTTCTGAGAAGGTTTTATACGATGTTCGAAAAACAATAGCTGAATTAGTTGCGGATAATTTTTATGGAACGCTGGCTGATATCGCTAAAAAAGCGAATGTGAAGTTTAGTTCCGAGAATGTGGCGCCAACAATGATGAGTGATGCTTTGTTGCATTTTAAATATGTGGATTATCCAAGTGGGGAATTTTGGTTAAAAAGCCCTACGCACGACAAACCTTTCGATATGCTGGATGCTATTTCGGGTGGACATATTTATGGAAAAGACATTATTCAGGCAGAAGCTTTTACTGCTTTACGAATGGACTGGGATGAACATCCGGGAAATTTAAAAACATTGGCCGATAGAAATTATGCTTTAGGAATCAACCGTTTTTTCTATCACGTTTTTGTACACAATCCTTGGACAGACAGAAAACCGGGGATGACTTTAGACGATATTGGAACTTTTTTTCAAAGAGACCAAACTTGGTGGAAACCAGGAAAAGTCTGGTTTGATTATTGTCAAAGAGTACAATTCCAATTGCAAAAAGGAAAACCAGTGGTGGATTTAGCCGTTTTTATTGGCGAGGATTTACCATCACGTTCGCTAGTTCCAGATCGTTTGTTTCCTTTTATTCCAAATGTTTTTGGACAAGAAAGAGTAACAAGTGAAAAAATACGATTGGAAAATGAAGGGCAGCCGACAACAAAAATGCCGAAAGAAGTTACTTTTTCAAAAAACAATACTGATTTGTCCCAATGGATAAATCCAATGAATGGATACCAATACGATTCTTTTAATACCGATGTTTTACTGAACAGAGCGAAGGTTGAAAATTCGAAAGTGACTTTTGGCGGCGGAATTGAATACGGAGCTTTATTGTTTCCGGGAAGTAGAAGAATGGCGCCAAATAAGATTATTTCTTTGGCTGCAGCCGAAAAAATACTGCAATTAGTAAAAGAAGGAGCTACGGTATTTATTGATGAAAAACCGATGGATACACCTAGTTTTCAATCGGATTTAGAGGCTAAAAAATGGCAGGCTGTTGTTGACGAATTATGGACAAAAGGAAAAGAAACGAATAAAAATAATCAAGGTTCTACTTCATGGAAGCTAGCAAAAGGAACAGTTATTGTGCTTCCGTTTTTAGATACTGATTTTGCAAAAATAGGAATAGAGGCAGATGTTTTGTTTTCGGATGCTAAAAATAATGACAGAAGTTCGATTGCCTGGACACACCGAAAAAATGGTGACGAAGAAATTTATTTTCTTTCGAATCAAATTCAAGAAAAAAGACAACTGGAAGTTTCATTTCGAATTGCTGGAAAAGTTCCAGTTTGGTACAATCCGGTGACTGATAAAAGTTCGGAATTAGCCAATTGGAAAATTGATAATGGAAGAACCATTGTTTCGCTAACTTTAGACGCAAATGAGTCAGGTTTTGTAATTTTTAAAGAAGAAACTAAAAATACTTTGGCGAAAGGAAATCAAAATAGTGCCAATTTTGAAACCGTGCAAACTTTAGATGAAAATTGGGAATTGCAATTTGATGCTGAATTTAAAGGTCCAAAAGAGGTGGTGAAAATCAACAAGCTTTTTGATTGGAGTAGTTCAACTAATGAACAAATTAAATATTATTCAGGAACAGCGGTTTATAAAAAAGATTTTGTTTGGAAAGGAAAAAACCCTGATAAAATCTGGATTGATTTGGGTAACATTGCAAATATGGCCGAAGTAATTGTTAATGGAAAAGATTGTGGTACGATTTGGACGTTTCCTTATAAAACAGACATTTCACAAGCATTGAAAAAAGGAAAAAATACGATTATTATAAAGCTTACAAATACCTGGGCGAATCGATTAATTGGTGATCAAAAATTACCAGAAAAAGAGCGATTAACCTGGACAACGGCTCCGTATCGATTAGTAGAATCAGAGAATTTATTGAAAGCGGGATTGCTGGGACCAGTGACATTAGAAATTGAAAAATAA
- a CDS encoding sialate O-acetylesterase, with the protein MMKNLINGFVAIVCLIGSFQMNAAIKLPALFSDNMMLQQQSNAPIWGWADKNQTIKIQTSWDAKTYEVKADKSGKWKIALQTPAAGGPYEISVSDGAETKSIKNILIGEVWLCSGQSNMEMPLKGFPGQPVLKGNEAVVHSKNNKIRFITIPRATVLTPNEDFVGQWNVASAQTTGDFSATAWYFGSLLQEVLDVPVGLIHVSYGGSSMEAWMNQEMLKDFKEAKIPTKKEDIAKDPNRVATTLFNGMLSPVIGYGIKGCIWYQGESNYERAGQYKDLMKKMVSSWRGLWQQGDFPFYYCQIAPFNYAQFHPKDNKEEYNSAYLREAQLKASTEIPNAGMVVLMDIGEENNIHPADKEAGGSRLGYLALNKTYGLTGFEFESPVFKALEIKGSIVTVAFDNAPNGITSYGKEVIGFEIAGENKVFYPAKAELRRKSVLLSSPQVEKPVAVRYLFKDVAKAQIFSNGGLPVSSFRTDNW; encoded by the coding sequence ATGATGAAGAATTTAATAAACGGTTTTGTTGCGATTGTATGTTTGATAGGTAGCTTCCAGATGAATGCAGCTATCAAACTACCGGCTTTGTTTTCGGATAATATGATGTTGCAACAGCAAAGTAATGCGCCAATTTGGGGCTGGGCAGATAAAAATCAAACGATAAAAATCCAAACTTCATGGGATGCTAAAACTTATGAAGTGAAAGCCGATAAATCAGGAAAATGGAAAATAGCTTTGCAAACTCCTGCAGCAGGCGGACCTTATGAAATTTCGGTTTCGGATGGTGCAGAAACAAAATCGATTAAAAATATTTTAATTGGAGAAGTTTGGTTGTGTTCTGGTCAATCGAATATGGAAATGCCGTTGAAAGGATTTCCGGGACAACCAGTGTTGAAAGGAAACGAGGCGGTGGTTCATTCGAAAAATAATAAAATCCGTTTTATTACTATTCCAAGAGCTACAGTTTTGACTCCAAACGAGGATTTTGTGGGACAATGGAATGTTGCCAGTGCTCAAACTACAGGAGATTTTAGCGCTACAGCTTGGTATTTTGGTTCACTTTTACAGGAAGTTTTAGATGTTCCTGTGGGTTTAATTCACGTTTCCTATGGTGGTTCGAGTATGGAAGCCTGGATGAATCAGGAAATGTTGAAGGATTTTAAAGAAGCAAAGATTCCAACCAAGAAAGAAGATATTGCTAAAGATCCTAATCGTGTGGCAACAACTTTGTTTAACGGAATGTTATCGCCTGTAATTGGTTATGGAATTAAAGGTTGTATTTGGTACCAAGGCGAATCGAATTATGAGCGTGCCGGGCAATATAAAGATTTGATGAAAAAGATGGTGAGCAGTTGGAGAGGGCTTTGGCAACAAGGCGATTTTCCTTTTTACTATTGCCAAATCGCTCCGTTTAATTATGCACAGTTTCATCCAAAAGACAATAAAGAAGAATACAATTCGGCTTATTTGCGTGAGGCACAGCTGAAAGCTTCAACAGAAATTCCGAATGCTGGAATGGTGGTATTGATGGATATTGGCGAAGAAAATAATATTCATCCCGCTGATAAAGAAGCGGGCGGAAGCCGATTAGGGTATTTGGCTTTGAACAAAACTTATGGATTGACTGGTTTTGAGTTTGAAAGCCCCGTATTTAAGGCATTGGAAATTAAAGGAAGTATCGTGACAGTTGCTTTTGATAATGCTCCAAACGGAATTACTTCTTATGGAAAAGAAGTAATCGGTTTCGAAATTGCAGGAGAAAACAAGGTTTTTTATCCCGCTAAAGCCGAATTAAGAAGAAAATCCGTTTTGCTTTCTTCGCCACAGGTAGAAAAACCGGTTGCAGTTCGTTACTTATTTAAAGATGTTGCAAAAGCGCAAATTTTTAGTAACGGAGGTTTGCCTGTTTCATCTTTCAGGACTGATAATTGGTAG
- a CDS encoding DUF5703 domain-containing protein yields the protein MKNKIFLFLLLVTLCTKAQISTLDNYNQVWKTQSNNSSESMSLGGGDIGANVWVEKGDLYFYFSRSGTFDEHNTLLKLGRVKVSLSPNPFKDNEGFKQELQLKGGYITVSQNGTSVKLWVDVFNPVIHVDVNSKVPTEMKVAYESWRYKNRDSKGKANNANSYKWAPQGDIVTYKDSISFEGNSVQFYHRNRANTVFDVTVKQQKMESVKDQMLNPIANLTFGGQLFGSNLKANGTYNGIYQDTDFRGFQLSSVKLAKKHEFQIQLHTNQSTDATLWKKELQKQFLAYKKVANKAEKNTIAWWNKFWNRSFIYTQKAKSDKDSVYQIGQNYQLFRYMLGCNAYGKYPTKFNGGLFTVDPVHTNKELNFTPDFRNWGGGTMTAQNQRLVYFPMAKSGDFDMMKSQLDYYLSLQKNAELRSEVYWKHGGASFTEQLENFGLPNPAEYDWKRPADYDPGMEYNAWLEYEWDTVFEFCQMMLQQKQYANEDIRKYNPFIMSCIRFFDEHYLYLAKNRGRKTLDGNGHLVLFPGSAAETYKMTNNANSTISALRTITEQFLLLSQNELSKEDLAYLQGFQTRIPPLNFREFDGHKTLAPAKTWERINNSEVPQLYPVYPWGIYGIGKSDLQTALNTWKYDTDALKFRSHVGWKQDNIFAARLGLTEEAAKYNLLKMANSERRFPAFWGPGFDWVPDHNWGGAGMIGMQEMLLQTNGDVIYIFPAWPAAWDVHFKLHAPKNTTVEVKMEKGKVTFLNVFPKEREKDIINLLGKSLTEKSNLK from the coding sequence TTGAAAAATAAAATATTCCTATTTCTTCTTTTAGTAACGCTTTGTACCAAGGCGCAAATTTCCACGCTTGATAATTACAATCAGGTTTGGAAAACCCAGAGTAACAATTCATCTGAATCCATGTCTTTGGGTGGAGGTGATATTGGTGCGAATGTGTGGGTAGAAAAAGGCGATTTGTATTTCTATTTTTCTCGTTCTGGTACTTTTGATGAGCACAATACATTACTGAAATTAGGAAGAGTAAAAGTAAGTTTGAGTCCTAATCCTTTTAAGGATAATGAAGGTTTTAAGCAGGAATTGCAATTGAAAGGTGGCTATATAACTGTTTCTCAAAACGGAACTTCAGTGAAACTTTGGGTTGATGTTTTCAATCCTGTGATTCATGTTGATGTAAATAGCAAAGTTCCAACTGAAATGAAAGTAGCTTATGAAAGTTGGCGTTATAAAAACAGAGATTCGAAAGGAAAAGCTAATAATGCCAATTCATACAAATGGGCTCCGCAAGGCGATATTGTAACGTATAAAGATTCGATTTCTTTTGAAGGAAATTCAGTGCAGTTTTACCACAGGAATAGAGCCAATACTGTTTTTGATGTCACGGTGAAGCAACAGAAAATGGAATCGGTAAAAGACCAAATGTTGAATCCTATTGCTAATCTTACTTTTGGCGGACAATTATTTGGAAGCAATTTGAAAGCAAATGGAACTTATAACGGAATCTATCAGGATACGGATTTTAGGGGATTCCAGCTTTCGAGTGTAAAATTAGCCAAAAAACATGAATTCCAAATCCAGTTGCATACTAATCAATCTACTGATGCGACTTTATGGAAAAAGGAATTGCAAAAACAATTTTTGGCTTATAAAAAAGTAGCCAATAAAGCCGAGAAAAATACTATTGCATGGTGGAATAAATTCTGGAATCGTTCCTTTATTTATACACAAAAAGCAAAAAGTGATAAGGATTCGGTCTATCAAATCGGACAAAATTATCAGTTGTTTCGTTACATGCTGGGTTGTAATGCGTATGGAAAATATCCAACCAAATTTAACGGTGGACTTTTTACTGTAGATCCAGTGCATACGAATAAAGAATTGAATTTTACACCTGATTTTAGAAATTGGGGTGGCGGAACGATGACAGCACAAAATCAGCGATTGGTTTATTTTCCGATGGCAAAAAGTGGCGATTTTGATATGATGAAATCCCAATTGGATTATTATTTGAGCTTACAAAAAAATGCCGAATTGCGAAGTGAAGTCTATTGGAAACACGGCGGAGCTTCTTTTACAGAACAATTGGAAAATTTTGGTTTACCCAATCCAGCCGAATACGATTGGAAACGCCCTGCGGATTATGACCCGGGAATGGAATATAATGCCTGGTTAGAATATGAATGGGATACGGTTTTTGAGTTTTGCCAAATGATGTTGCAACAAAAGCAATATGCGAATGAAGATATTCGAAAATACAATCCGTTTATCATGAGTTGTATTCGTTTTTTTGATGAACATTATCTGTATTTAGCAAAAAATAGAGGTAGAAAAACATTGGATGGAAATGGTCATTTGGTTCTTTTTCCAGGTTCAGCTGCCGAAACTTATAAAATGACGAATAATGCAAATAGCACAATTTCGGCTTTAAGAACAATTACGGAACAGTTTTTGTTATTATCGCAAAATGAATTATCAAAAGAGGATTTAGCTTATTTGCAAGGGTTTCAAACCCGGATTCCACCTTTGAATTTCAGGGAATTTGACGGACATAAAACTTTGGCTCCAGCCAAAACTTGGGAAAGAATCAATAATTCTGAAGTGCCGCAATTGTATCCGGTTTATCCTTGGGGAATTTACGGTATTGGAAAAAGTGATTTGCAAACCGCGTTGAATACCTGGAAATACGATACGGATGCATTGAAATTTAGAAGTCATGTTGGTTGGAAACAGGATAATATTTTTGCGGCAAGACTTGGTTTGACTGAGGAAGCAGCAAAATACAATTTGTTAAAAATGGCAAATTCTGAGAGACGCTTCCCTGCTTTTTGGGGGCCAGGATTTGATTGGGTTCCGGATCACAACTGGGGTGGTGCAGGAATGATAGGAATGCAGGAAATGCTGTTGCAAACTAACGGAGATGTAATTTATATTTTCCCTGCCTGGCCAGCAGCCTGGGATGTGCATTTTAAATTGCACGCACCAAAAAACACGACCGTTGAAGTAAAAATGGAAAAAGGAAAAGTAACTTTTCTTAATGTTTTTCCAAAAGAGAGAGAAAAAGATATCATAAATCTGTTAGGAAAAAGTCTAACGGAAAAATCAAATTTAAAATAA